A single window of Jiangella alkaliphila DNA harbors:
- a CDS encoding methyltransferase domain-containing protein yields MASYTHGHHESVLRSHTWRTVANSAAYLRDRLTPGTDVLDVGCGPGTITTEFASLVAPGRVVGLDASAEVIAAARAGAGDATVEFVTGDAAALPFDAAAFDVVHAHQLLQHVADPVAVLRELARVARPDGVVAARDSDYAGMFWYPRLPGLSEWLELYRTLALGNGGEPDAGRRLLAWAHEAGLSDVTATASVWCFTTPADRAWWGGLWADRVTSSALAEQAVARGLASTSDLDRLAAAWREWAGHDDGWFVVPHGEIVARVTGFQFVPSASHH; encoded by the coding sequence ATGGCGTCGTACACACACGGCCACCACGAGAGCGTGCTGCGCTCGCACACGTGGCGCACGGTCGCGAACTCGGCGGCCTACCTCCGCGACCGGCTGACGCCCGGGACCGACGTGCTCGACGTGGGCTGCGGCCCGGGGACGATCACGACGGAGTTCGCGTCGCTCGTGGCGCCCGGCCGGGTGGTCGGTCTGGACGCGTCGGCCGAGGTCATCGCGGCGGCGCGCGCGGGAGCCGGCGACGCCACCGTCGAGTTCGTCACCGGCGACGCCGCCGCGCTGCCGTTCGACGCGGCGGCGTTCGACGTCGTCCATGCGCACCAGCTGCTGCAGCACGTCGCCGACCCCGTCGCCGTCCTGCGGGAGCTGGCCCGGGTGGCCCGGCCGGACGGCGTCGTGGCGGCCCGCGACTCCGACTACGCCGGCATGTTCTGGTACCCGCGGCTGCCCGGATTGTCCGAATGGCTGGAGCTGTACCGCACGCTGGCCCTCGGCAACGGCGGCGAGCCCGACGCGGGCCGGCGGCTGCTCGCGTGGGCGCACGAGGCCGGCCTGTCCGACGTCACCGCGACCGCGAGTGTCTGGTGCTTCACCACCCCGGCGGACCGCGCGTGGTGGGGCGGTCTGTGGGCCGACCGGGTCACGTCCTCGGCGCTCGCCGAGCAGGCCGTCGCCCGCGGCCTGGCGAGCACGTCCGATCTCGACCGGCTGGCCGCCGCTTGGCGCGAGTGGGCCGGTCACGACGACGGCTGGTTCGTCGTTCCGCACGGTGAAATCGTGGCCCGGGTCACCGGGTTCCAGTTCGTGCCATCGGCCTCGCACCACTAG